One Anabas testudineus chromosome 15, fAnaTes1.2, whole genome shotgun sequence genomic window carries:
- the tysnd1 gene encoding peroxisomal leader peptide-processing protease isoform X2: MEVTEVERCCCVVQVSEAFSANKAVSCSGVIAHPQSGIVICTGLPFARFAREKDPLSTEHRFMSRHSFSKKLKIRVCFSAQRHLETSRCAQGEAFIPSRNETTRRQEVAAELLMLVNCLEFKEAFQAVFQEADQWRFHGEEEDEELFRDAQFLSWFAVLKTSVVVDSSPHLRTIPWLSSSSLQKGRPVVACGSPFGSLCLDLFIGTLSRGIISNLAGEDNAVILTDARCLPGTEGGGVFVVEGTDSVRLAGLIVSPFGWKANEWIGLTLVCSVHLIFKNMICCTSAQDLLQEVRLPLGEAGLHKSNTALESKAVKYPTVCFVDSGQFWGSGVVVTSQLVVTCRHVVNQKSTVTLKFHHRDRVHDTVGDVLFSTKASSPYDLAVVQLRNSVPDAVAPQIAQSFHAGESVVVVAYGGLGRICGPSLTCGVLSKNISLNDQPVMLQTTCAVQAGASGGAVVRMRSGELLGIVSSNTRDLAAKVTYPHLNFSIPVTVFHRLLQNFEKTKDVNVFRVLNTTEQEVKRVWRLQGAQSKL; the protein is encoded by the exons ATGGAGGTTACGGAGGTGGAGAGATGTTGCTGTGTAGTTCAGGTGTCAGAGGCTTTCTCGGCAAACAAAGCTGTAAGTTGCAGCGGAGTTATCGCCCATCCTCAAAGTGGAATTGTTATATGTACCGGCCTCCCATTTGCACGTTTTGCTAGAGAAAAAGACCCCCTCTCCACAGAACACAGGTTCATGTCACGACACAGCTtcagtaaaaaactaaaaatcagaGTCTGCTTCTCTGCTCAGCGACATTTGGAGACCAGCCGGTGCGCACAAGGAGAAGCATTCATCCCCTCAAGAAACGAAACGACGCGGCGACAGGAAGTTGCAGCCGAGTTGCTGATGCTGGTGAACTGCCTGGAGTTCAAAGAGGCTTTCCAAGCAGTTTTCCAAGAGGCTGACCAGTGGCGTTTCCATGGTgaagaagaggacgaggagTTGTTCAGGGATGCTCAGTTCCTCAGCTGGTTTGCTGTACTTAAGACGAGTGTGGTGGTCGACAGCAGTCCACATTTAAGGACCATCCCCTGGCTGAGCAGCTCATCTCTCCAGAAGGGCCGCCCGGTTGTTGCATGTGGCTCACCTTTCGGCTCCCTCTGTCTAGATCTCTTCATCGGCACTCTCAGCAGAGGTATCATCAGTAACCTCGCTGGAGAGGACAACGCTGTCATCCTCACTGATGCACGCTGCTTGCCAGGCACAGAAGGTGGAggagtgtttgtggtggaagGCACGGACAGTGTTCGTCTGGCTGGGCTAATCGTGTCTCCGTTTGGCTGGAAAGCGAATGAGTGGATAGGCCTCACGTTAGTCTGCTCTGTCCACTTGATCTTCAAGAACATGATCTGCTGCACAAGTGCCCAAGATCTGCTCCAAGAGGTTAGGCTCCCTCTGGGAGAGGCAGGTCTCCACAAGTCCAACACAGCCCTTGAATCAAAAGCTGTTAAATACCCCACTGTGTGCTTTGTGGACAGTGGACAGTTCTGGGGCTCAGGGGTTGTAGTCACCAGTCAGTTGGTTGTGACCTGCCGGCATGTTGTCAATCAGAAGTCGACAGTCACCCTGAAGTTCCATCACAGAGACAG agtCCATGATACTGTGGGTGATGTGCTCTTTTCCACTAAAGCATCCTCACCTTATGATCTGGCCGTGGTGCAGCTGAGAAACTCTGTCCCAGATGCAGTGGCCCCTCAAATAGCTCAGAGTTTCCATGCAG GCGAATCTGTAGTTGTGGTGGCATATGGTGGCTTGGGTCGGATCTGTGGTCCATCGCTGACCTGTGGCGTCCTTTCTAAAAACATCAGCCTAAATGACCAACCTGTCATGCTTCAGACCACTTGTGCAGTACAAGCAGGAGCCAGTGGTGGTGCTGTGGTGCGGATGCGCTCAGGAGAGCTGCTTG gtatCGTATCCAGCAATACAAGAGACTTGGCTGCCAAAGTGACCTACCCACACCTCAACTTTAGCATCCCAGTGACTGTTTTCCACAGATTGTTGCAGAACTTTGAAAAGACAAaggatgtgaatgtgtttaGAGTGCTGAACACCACAGAGCAAGAAGTCAAAAGAGTGTGGAGGCTACAGGGCGCTCAAAGCAAACTGTGA
- the tysnd1 gene encoding peroxisomal leader peptide-processing protease isoform X1 encodes MEVTEVERCCCVVQVSEAFSANKAVSCSGVIAHPQSGIVICTGLPFARFAREKDPLSTEHRFMSRHSFSKKLKIRVCFSAQRHLETSRCAQGEAFIPSRNETTRRQEVAAELLMLVNCLEFKEAFQAVFQEADQWRFHGEEEDEELFRDAQFLSWFAVLKTSVVVDSSPHLRTIPWLSSSSLQKGRPVVACGSPFGSLCLDLFIGTLSRGIISNLAGEDNAVILTDARCLPGTEGGGVFVVEGTDSVRLAGLIVSPFGWKANEWIGLTLVCSVHLIFKNMICCTSAQDLLQEVRLPLGEAGLHKSNTALESKAVKYPTVCFVDSGQFWGSGVVVTSQLVVTCRHVVNQKSTVTLKFHHRDRWRVHDTVGDVLFSTKASSPYDLAVVQLRNSVPDAVAPQIAQSFHAGESVVVVAYGGLGRICGPSLTCGVLSKNISLNDQPVMLQTTCAVQAGASGGAVVRMRSGELLGIVSSNTRDLAAKVTYPHLNFSIPVTVFHRLLQNFEKTKDVNVFRVLNTTEQEVKRVWRLQGAQSKL; translated from the exons ATGGAGGTTACGGAGGTGGAGAGATGTTGCTGTGTAGTTCAGGTGTCAGAGGCTTTCTCGGCAAACAAAGCTGTAAGTTGCAGCGGAGTTATCGCCCATCCTCAAAGTGGAATTGTTATATGTACCGGCCTCCCATTTGCACGTTTTGCTAGAGAAAAAGACCCCCTCTCCACAGAACACAGGTTCATGTCACGACACAGCTtcagtaaaaaactaaaaatcagaGTCTGCTTCTCTGCTCAGCGACATTTGGAGACCAGCCGGTGCGCACAAGGAGAAGCATTCATCCCCTCAAGAAACGAAACGACGCGGCGACAGGAAGTTGCAGCCGAGTTGCTGATGCTGGTGAACTGCCTGGAGTTCAAAGAGGCTTTCCAAGCAGTTTTCCAAGAGGCTGACCAGTGGCGTTTCCATGGTgaagaagaggacgaggagTTGTTCAGGGATGCTCAGTTCCTCAGCTGGTTTGCTGTACTTAAGACGAGTGTGGTGGTCGACAGCAGTCCACATTTAAGGACCATCCCCTGGCTGAGCAGCTCATCTCTCCAGAAGGGCCGCCCGGTTGTTGCATGTGGCTCACCTTTCGGCTCCCTCTGTCTAGATCTCTTCATCGGCACTCTCAGCAGAGGTATCATCAGTAACCTCGCTGGAGAGGACAACGCTGTCATCCTCACTGATGCACGCTGCTTGCCAGGCACAGAAGGTGGAggagtgtttgtggtggaagGCACGGACAGTGTTCGTCTGGCTGGGCTAATCGTGTCTCCGTTTGGCTGGAAAGCGAATGAGTGGATAGGCCTCACGTTAGTCTGCTCTGTCCACTTGATCTTCAAGAACATGATCTGCTGCACAAGTGCCCAAGATCTGCTCCAAGAGGTTAGGCTCCCTCTGGGAGAGGCAGGTCTCCACAAGTCCAACACAGCCCTTGAATCAAAAGCTGTTAAATACCCCACTGTGTGCTTTGTGGACAGTGGACAGTTCTGGGGCTCAGGGGTTGTAGTCACCAGTCAGTTGGTTGTGACCTGCCGGCATGTTGTCAATCAGAAGTCGACAGTCACCCTGAAGTTCCATCACAGAGACAGGTGGCG agtCCATGATACTGTGGGTGATGTGCTCTTTTCCACTAAAGCATCCTCACCTTATGATCTGGCCGTGGTGCAGCTGAGAAACTCTGTCCCAGATGCAGTGGCCCCTCAAATAGCTCAGAGTTTCCATGCAG GCGAATCTGTAGTTGTGGTGGCATATGGTGGCTTGGGTCGGATCTGTGGTCCATCGCTGACCTGTGGCGTCCTTTCTAAAAACATCAGCCTAAATGACCAACCTGTCATGCTTCAGACCACTTGTGCAGTACAAGCAGGAGCCAGTGGTGGTGCTGTGGTGCGGATGCGCTCAGGAGAGCTGCTTG gtatCGTATCCAGCAATACAAGAGACTTGGCTGCCAAAGTGACCTACCCACACCTCAACTTTAGCATCCCAGTGACTGTTTTCCACAGATTGTTGCAGAACTTTGAAAAGACAAaggatgtgaatgtgtttaGAGTGCTGAACACCACAGAGCAAGAAGTCAAAAGAGTGTGGAGGCTACAGGGCGCTCAAAGCAAACTGTGA